In Pseudomonas oryzihabitans, the DNA window TCCTCATCCTGATGAATCGAGCCAGCTGTTCAGTAATCAAGTCGGAAGGTGGATTGGCGGTCTCTCTGCGCGGGCAGTGCGCAGTGCCGTCTGCGCCTACACCGTCACCCCGGATTTCGGCTTCATCATCGACGAACATCCGAGGCTGCCCGGCGTGACCGTGGTCAGCGCCTGTTCGGGACATGGCTTCAAGCACTCGGCGGCGCTGGGCGAGGCGCTCGCCCAGCGGGTGACCACCGGGCGCAGCGACATCGATCTCGGCAGCTTCTCCCTCGCGCGATTCGGCTAGCGGTTGCGTACGGTGAGGGTCACCAGGCGGGTGACCACTAGCGCGATGTACATGACGCCGGAGAACTGGCCCAGCATGACCAGCGAGCGCGCCATCGGCTTGACCGGATAGATATCGCTCAGGCCGACGCCTGAAAGGATGGCAAAGCTGACGTAGAGCAGCTCCGTCCAGGTCCTCGCGGCCATGGGGTCGTTGGCGGCGGTGAAGCTGTTCGGCTGGAGGATCTGGCAGGCCGAGTAGGCGTGGGCGAAGGCCCAGGCCAGCAGCGTGAAGGTCGCGCCTACCGCGAAGAGTTCATCGGTGGTCGCGCGCTGGTCTTCCATCATGTAGGCGATGAGACTGCCGGCGGCATAGAAATAGAAGATCGCGTCGAGAATGGCCAGGGACACCACCAGGTGCCGATCGCCATGCCATTCCACCAGTACCGTGAGCACCAGGATGCAGCCGGCGAGGATGAAGCCCAGCCACTGGATGGTCGGGCTGCGGCGCACCATGCGCAGCGCCGTGGCCAGGACGATGATGCCGAAGGCACCGATGATGGCGCGCCCGTGCTCTTCCTGTTCCACGAAGGGATAGAGGAGCAGACCGAGCAACTGGATGAACAGCAGGTTGGCGGAGGGGTAGCGGACCAGGTAGTGCAGCGGGCTCTTCATCGCAACTCGGCGGATGGCTCAGGGGCGGCCAGCGTAGCGGGTGCCGAAGCGGTTAGCCACGGGAGCTTGGGCCTCCCGTGGCGCCGTCGTCAGCTGGCCTTGCGGCGAGTGGAGGGCAACAGGATGGTGAGCACGCCCAGCAGCGGCATGTAGGAGCACAGCTGATACACGTACTCGATGCCGCGATGGTCTGCCAGATTGCCCAGGCCCGCCGCGGCGATGGCACTGAAGCCGAACATCAGACCAAAGAAGATCCCGGCGATCATGCCCACGTTGCCTGGCACCAGTTCCTGGGCGTAGACCACGATGGCCGAAAACGCCGAGGCCAGGATGAAGCCGATGATGACGCTGAGCACACTGGTCCAGAACAGGTCGACGTAGGGTAGGGCGAGGGTGAAGGGCGCAGCCCCCAGAATCGAGAACCAGATGACCGCCTTGCGGCCGATACGATCACCAATGGGGCCGCCAAAAAAGGTGCCCGCCGCGACGGCGCCGAGAAACAGGAAGAGGTGCAGCTGGGAGCTGGCCACCGACAAGCCGAAGCGCTCGATCAGGTAGAAGGTGAAGTAGCTGGTGATGCTGGCCATGTAGATGTACTTGGAGAACACCAGCAGCGCCAGAATGATCAGCGCGAAGGTCACGCGCCGGCGTGACAGACCATGGCTGACAGGCGCTGCCTTGCGTCCCTTGGCGCTGCGCAGGTGGTTGCGGTACCAGCGTGACAGCCCGTATTGCACACCGATGGCGAACAGGGCGAAGACCGCGAACCAGGCGACATGGGTCTGGCCGTAGGGAATGACGATGGCCGCCGCCAGCAGCGGTCCGATGGCCGTGCCGGCATTGCCACCCACCTGGAAGGTGGATTGTGCGAGGCCGAAGCGGCCTCCCGAGGCGAGGCGTGCCACCCGCGATGTCTCGGGATGGAAGGTGGACGAGCCGACGCCGATCAGGGCCGAGGCGGCCAGGATGGCCGGAAAGCTGCCGACGAAAGCGAGCAGCAGCACGCCGATCAGAGTGCAGACCATGCCGGCGGGAAGCAGATAGGGCTTGGGATGGCGATCGGTGTGGAAACCTATCCAGGGCTGCAGCAGGGACGCGGTGATCTGAAAGGCCAGGGTGATGAGGCCGATCTGGGTAAAAGTCAGACCATAGCTGTCTTTGAGCATCGGGTAGATGGACGGCAGGACAGACTGGATCAGGTCGTTGATGAGGTGGGCAAGGGCACAGGAGGCCAGAATACCGGCCACCAGGGGCGAGGCGCCGGCCACGGCGGCGGTCGGGGTTTCGCCAGGCGACGCTGGCGCGGCAGAGGAAACGGCCATGCAGGTATTACCCTTATTATTTATGTCCAGCCGCTCACTGTGGCATCCTGTGCTATCGGAATCCAGTGCCAGTTACCGAATGTTTCCGGTAGCTGACGCCTAGTAACCACGGTCTTCACCCTGGTTTGGGTCGTTGGCACTGTCCATTCTTTTCACGCTTTTCGTAATGGCAAATCCCATGACAGCCAAAGATCCACTGCTTCTTGACCAACAACTGTGCTTTTCCCTCTATTCGGCTTCGCTCGCGATGACGCAGCTCTACAAGCCTCTGCTCGAGAGCATGGGGCTGACCTTTCCGCAGTACCTGATCATGCTGGTGCTCTGGGAGCACGACGGCCTCACGCTTAAGGAATTGTCCAACCGCCTGCGCCAGGACTCGGGTGCCTTGACCCCGGTGGTCAAGCGCCTCGAAGCGGCCGGACTGGTCACGCGGCGCCGCAGCGCGGAAGACGAGCGCAACCTGTCGATCGAACTCACGCCCGCCGGACGCGCCCTGCGGGAGCAGGCCAGCGGCGTCAACAGCCAGGTCCGGGAAGTCTGCGCCCTGGGTGATGCCGGCCTGGATGATCTGCGGGAAACCTTGGTCATGCTGCGCAATCGCCTGGACGAAGAAGGCACGTCGAGCGCCTGAACCATCGGCGGGTGAGCGGTTCCCATGGCTACAGCCGCCGGGAGTTTGTATGACCTTCACCTATCAGCCCGACCAAGATTATCTGCTCGTGGATCTCACCAGCGGGCGTACGGCGGGCAAGTTGCTGCGCGGCGAGCTGCATATCGCCGAGAGCTGCCATGGCGAGGATCCACGGACCTACGCGTGCCTGTCGGATCAAACCCTGCGCAGTACCCTGGGCGACGAAGTCGGCCAGCGCGAGGGGGATATTCTGACTTTGCGCCGTACCGGCATCCGCTTGCGCCTGGTGCCTTTGGAGCTCGCCTGCGACTAGGGTCGTTTCAGCGTGGACGCTCGCGGTTGCCGAAGAGCCTCCTGAACAGCCAGGCGACCAGCGCCACGTTGACCAGCGCCAGCAGGCAGAGCAGCCCCAGCACGGCCCGAGGGCCGTGGTGCTCCAGCAGGTAGCCGCACAGCAGGGGGGTAGCCGCCTGGCCGAGCAGCGCTGGGCGTGCCATCCGACCCAAGACGGTGGCATAGTCCGCGGGACTCCAGAGCACCAAAGGCAGGGCGCCGCGAATGATGGCCCTGAGGCCATTGCCTGCGCCAAAGATCACCAGCCCCGTCACCGTGACCCAGACGACCCCCGGCCCCAGGGTTACCAGCAGCAGTCCGGCCGCCGTGCAGATCACCGAGGCCAGGGCCGTCCACAGGGGATGTCCGTTGCGGTTCAGCAGGTCGATGATCCGCGAAGCCACCTGGCTTGGGCCCAGGCAGGCACTCAGGGCTACCGCGCTTGCCAGGCTGTAGCCAATGCCTTGCAACAGGGTGATCAATTGGATGGAGATCGCCGTCATCAGCACCGCACCCAGGGTGAACAACGCCGTGAGCACCGTGTACAGCGCCTGGTTCACCGGGGTGGATGGCGCTGCCGTCTGGGTCGAACGTGCGACCGATCCCCTGGCTACCGGCGCGGGCAAGGCGCGACGGTAGAGCGGCCAGATGGTCAGCAGCAGGACCGCGGCATAGGCCAGGCAGGCGCCGCGCCAGCCAAGGTGGGTGACCAACAGCGCCGCGACGGGCCAGGTGATGGCTGTGCAGAAGCCGGATACCAGGGTGATGCCGCTGATCGCCGAGCGTGCCTGGGCGCCATAACAGGTCCCTAGGGTTGCGAACAGCGCATCGTACAGACCGGCGGCCATGCCGATGCCCATCACCACCCACGCCAGCAGGAACAGCGGCAGATGCTGGGCACTGGCCATCAGGATCAAACCAGCCGCCACGCCCAGGCCGCTCAGCGACAGCAGCGTGCGCCCGCCCTGGCGGGCGATCAGCCGCCCACAAGCCGGTGCCAGCAGCCCCGAGACCAGCACGCCAAGGGAGAGGCCGCCATAGACCCACTGGCGAGACCAGCCGGTTTCCTGCACCACCGGATCGGCGAGCACCGCGAGAATGAAGAAGGAGCCGCCCCAGACCAGAATCTGGCCAATGCCGAGCAGCAGGATCTGGAAGGTCGAAGCCTTGGTTGGCGCAAGAGACATGGGTGCGGCGATAGGGGAAGCGAGTGGAGGTTGCGGACCTTAGCCCCAGTAGCCAAGGGCTGCAATCGTCAGATCTTTATTCGGGACGGCAGTTTGTAATCAATCCGACATCTCGCTTGCCTAGGCTCCTCCGCTCGACCGTCTTTCTGCAGTGGCGCCTCCATGGTTCGTTTCCTCGCACGCTTTCGTCGTCCGTCCCGCCGTTCCTGGCTGAGAGTCCTCAAGACCGGCCCGCGAATGCTGTGCTCCTTTACCTTCGCGGCCGTACTGCTCGCCGGGCTCGGCAGCTTTTCCCTGTGGGAGATGCAGCAGTTACGCCGTCAGGCCCTGAGCATGGAGCAGGACTGGTTGCCGAGCATCGCCATCGCCGATTCCCTGGCGATCAATCTTGGCAAGCTGCGCAATCAGGCCTCGGTGGTCCTGCTCAACGCCGAGGATCCGGGCGCGGTGGCCATGAGCAGGATCACCCTGGAGCAGCTGGTCAACGAGACCAATCAGCTGTTTCGCGACTATGAGCCGGTGATCACCGATGCCACCGAGGGCGATTCGATCAAGGCGCTGCACGAGGCCTATCTGCCATTCGTGGACGGTCTGCGCGAGGAAGTACAGCTGATCGAGCAGCAGAAGATCCCGGCCGCGCGGATGCAGCTGGATACCGTGGTGGGCCTCAAGGGCGATCTGATGGACATGCAGGTGCAGCTCCTGCGCGAGCTGAACAAGCAGGGCGCCGCCCAAGCCAGGGAGGTGGCCAACGTCCAGTTCATCCAGGCTCGCGCCATCGTCTGGTCGGTGATCGGTGGCGCCATCGTGCTATTGCTGCTGCTGGCCTGGCGCCTGACCCGTAGCGTGGTGCAACCGCTGCGCCAGGCGCTGGAGATCTCCAGTGGCATTGCCGCGGGTGACCTGCGCCAGACCATCCAGGCCAAGGGCCGTGACGAGGCGGCCCAGCTGCTGCTGACGCTAGAGCGCATGCAGGGCAATCTGCGCGAGGTACTGGCACACACCGGCAATGCCTCCGAGCAGCTGGCGTCGGCGTCGACGCAGATGAGTGCGGTGATGGACGAAAGCTGCCGCAGTCTGGAGCAGCAGACCGCCGACATTCAGGATGCGGCCAATGCGGTCACCCAACTGAACCAGGCGGTTCAGGCCGTGTGCGAGCACGCGACGTCCACCTCTGCCGAATCACAACTCTGCGTCGAGCAGGCCCAGCAAGGCCAGGCGCAGGTCCAGCAGACCCTGGTGGCCATTACCCAGTTGGTGGGCAACGTGGATGAAGCCGCCGCCCAGGCCGATCACCTGGCCGAGCAATCCAAGGGCATCAGCAAGATGCTCGACGTGATCCGCAACGTCGCCGAGCAGACCAATCTGCTGGCGCTCAACGCCGCCATCGAAGCCGCCCGTGCGGGTGATGCTGGGCGCGGCTTCGCCGTGGTGGCCGACGAGGTGCGAGGCCTGGCGCGGCGTACCGGCGAGTCCACCCGGGAAATCGAAGGCCTGATCGACGGCGTGCAGCAGGTGAGCGAAAAGACCGTGATCGCGCTCGATCAGAGTCGCATCCAGGCCAGCCATACCCGCGAGCAGGCAGAGGCGACCTGGCAGGTGCTGGAGGGCATCACCCAGGCGATCACCGCGATCGGTCAGCGCAACGACGCCATCGCGGCCGCCACCGAAGAGCAGACCGCCACCACCGCGGCGGTCGACCGTAATCTGACGCTGATCCGGGATGCGGCGACCCAGACCTCCGCCGGTGCCCAGCAGACCAGTGCCAGCAGCCAGCAGCTGTCGAGCCTGGCCGCCGATCTGCACGGCGCCCTGCAGCGTTTCGAGGTCTAGGGCGCGAGCGGCGTTGGTTCAGGCCGCCAGCATCACCCGGTCGCGGCCTTCCTGCTTGCCGCGATAGAGCGCTTGATCGGCGCGCTCCAGGGCGCTGGCGAAGGCTTCGCAGTCACGGATCTCGCAGACCGCCAGCGTCGCCGTGACCCGCGTGGGACCGCGTTCAAGGGACTGGGTGACCTCGCCTAGCCGCTGGCGAATCCGTTCCGCTACGCTCCAGGCCACTTCGGTCCGGGCCTGGGGTAGCAGCACCAGGAATTCCTCACCACCCCAGCGCGCAGCCAGATCCGTATGGCGGACCTCGCAGCGGATGACATCGGCGATCCGCTGCAGCACCAAGTCGCCGCAGTCGTGGCCGAAGCGATCATTGATGTGCTTGAAGTGATCCACATCGAACAGGATGAGGCTGCCGTTCACGCCGGCTTGCTGCTCCGCCTGGTGAAGAATGCGCCGACGGTTGTACAGGTTGGTGAGGCTGTCGTGGCTGGCGGAATGCAGGAGATCCAGCTGCATCTTGGTGCTGTGATGGAAAGAGGCACCGGTGCCATAGAGCAGCAGGACCAGGGCGCAAATGATGTTGACAGTGCCGAACAGCTTGATTGCCAGGGGCGCCAGGCTGGTGGCGGGATGCAGCAGGTAGCCACCCGCCAGGGTCACCAGGATGCCGATCACCAGCAGCAGGTGGCGTATGGGCGCGGTGCGGTAGTTGTAGATGACGATTGGCAGGATACACAGGACGTAGTAATGGAAGTTGCTGTCCCAGCCCAGCTGCCAGGTGGCGATCCAGGCGTGGGCGACTATCTCACAGCTCATCGTCAGGCTGGCGACGCGATAGCGACGCTGACGCAGGGCCGCCAGGCAACCCACGTAGGCCGCCACGCTGCACACGTTGGCCCAGACCATCAGGGCCTGGTCGAGCAGGACGAAAACCACCAGCAGGGCGACGTGGATGCACATGGCCGCCTGGACCACGGGCTTGGCCACGTCCCAGAAACGTTCGAGCGAATGCTCCAGGGCCTGGTTGCGATCGCGATGGGAAAGAGCACTCATGAAGGGTCACCAGAAAGCAGTGCGCCAATGATAAACGCGCTAAATAATAAGCTTAATGGCAAACGGCCAGCCTGAGTAATCCTTTAGCCGAATGGAGTAGAGAAAGGGCTCAATGGAGCTTGCCGAGCCCTCTGCTCACCGCGCAGGCCGGGCTAGCCGCCCAGGCGGGCGCTGATGGCCTGGGCAGCAGCTTCGAGGCGGGACGCGGCCTCACCTTCGGTGTCCGCGGTGAAACCAGGGGCCGCACCTACCACCGTCAATACTCCCGCGAGGCGACCGCCGACGCCCAGCAGCGGTGCGGAGAGCGCGTTGACGCCGGCCATCAGCAGGCCATGCACGGGCTGGAGGCGGGTCTCGCGCAGTCGGCGGGTGCTGTCGTCCAGGCTGGCAGGCGAGGGGGCTTGCGGCTGCCGAAGTTCTTCTTCCCGCAGCGCGGCGGTCTCGGCATCTGGCAGGAAGGCGTTGAACACCAGGCCCGTGGAGGAGCCGAGCAAGGGCAGCACCGAGCCGACCTGGGTGACCAGGGTAACGGCGCGGACGGCCTGCTCGACCAAAACCACGGTCGGCCCCTTGTTGCCCCAGACCGCCAGGAAGCAGGTCTCGCCGACCTCGTCGCGCAACGCTGCCAGTACGGGCGCGGCCAGTTTCACCACGTCCAGGCGGCCCAATGCCGCGAGGCCGACGAACAGCGCGGCCTGGCCGAGACCGTAGTGGTTGGTCCGCGGATCTTGCTCGGCGAAGCCACTGGCGATCAGCGCTTGCAGATAGCGGTGGACCTTGCTCGCCGGCATGTCCAGGTGACTGGCCAGGCGTGACAGCGAGGTAGAGGGCGCCAACTCGGCGAGCGCCTTGAGGATGTCGGTACCGACTTCCGCGGCCTGGACCTTTTGCCGCCGTGGCGGGGCTTCTTCGAAGGTATTCGTCATCTGCTCGACCGAGTGGGTAAAGGCAGCGTTATAGCTTGACGCTCTCCTGGGTTCAATTTACTTTTTGCGTAAACCTGTTACGCAAATAGGTGGTCCAGTTGAACGTACAACAAGAAGAAGACAGGTCGGCGACCTACCAGTCGGGCTTCGGCAACCATCTGAGCTCGGAAGCCTTGCCCGGCGCGCTGCCGATCGGGCAAAACTCACCACAGCAGGCACCTTTCGGCCTCTATGCCGAGCAGCTGTCCGGTACCGCCTTCACCGTGCCGCGTGCCGAGGCGCGTCGCTCCTGGCTGTATCGGCTGAGGCCCTCGGCGGCTCACGGCCGCTTCCTGCGTTCGACGAGGCAGCTGACCGGAGATGAACCGGGCGAGGCGACGCCGAATCGGCTGCGCTGGAATCCCTTGCCGTTGCCGACAGCCCCTACCGATTTCCTGGACGGCCTGGAACGGCTCGTGGCGACCGCCGCGGGTGATCAGGCCGAAGGCGCGAGCATCTATCGCTATGCTGCCAACATTTCCATGACGCGGGTGTTCTACGACGCCGATGGTGAATTGCTGATCGTGCCGGAATTGGGCCGACTCGATCTGGTCACCGAACTCGGTCTGTTGCGCATCGAGCCGCTGCAGATCGCGGTGATTCCGCGCGGGATGAAATTCCGCGTGGAGATCCCCGAGGGCGGACCGGTCCGCGGTTATGTCTGCGAGAACCACGGGCGCTGCCTGCGGCTGCCCGAGCTGGGGCCCATCGGCAGCAACGGCCTGGCCAATCCGCGGGATTTCCAGGCGCCCGTGGCACGTTTCGAAGATCGGGACGTGCCGACGCGCCTGGTACAGAAGTTTCTCGGCGAGTTCTGGGAAACCGAGCTGGACCACTCGCCCCTGGACGTGGTCGCCTGGCACGGCAACAACGTGCCCTACCGCTACGATCTGCGCCACTTCAATACCCTGGGCACGGTCAGCTTCGATCACCCGGACCCTTCGATCTTCACGGTGCTGACCGCTCCGGGCACCAGCGAAGGCATGGCCAACATCGACTTCGTGATCTTTCCGCCACGCTGGATGGTGGCCGAGCACACCTTTCGCCCACCCTGGTTCCATCGCAACCTGATGAACGAATTCATGGGCCTGATCCAGGGCGCCTACGACGCCAAGGCCGATGGCTTCGCGCCGGGCGGGGCGTCCCTGCATGGCTGCATGAGCGCCCATGGCCCGGATCACCTCTCGACGCAGAACGCCATCGCCGCGGAGCTGCGTCCGCACAAGATCGAGAACACCATGGCCTTCATGTTCGAAACCGGTCGCGTCCTGCGGCCAACCCGTCACGCGCTCGCCTCGCCGCAGTTGCAGCCTGACTATGACGCCTGCTGGGCCAATCTGGCCAAGTCCTTCGTGGCACCTTCCGGAGTACCGCAACCATGACCGCCGACGGACTCAGCTGGGTCGACTCGGCCAACGGCCATGCCGATTTTTCCCTGCACAACCTGCCCCTGGGCGTGTTCAGTCGCGGCCAGGAGACGCCGCGTGGCGGGATGGCCGTGGGTGATCTCATCCTCGATCTGCGCTTCGCTCTCGAAGCCGGGCTGTTCCAGGGCGAGGCGCAGCGGGCCGCGGAACTGGCCGGCGAGGAGACGCTGAATGCCTTCTTCGCCGCAGGCAAGGCGACACGGATCGCCCTGCGCCAGGCGGTGCAGGCGCTGCTGCGGGCCGATCATCCGCAACGTGACCAGCTCCTGGAACTGGGTGAGCACTTGCTGCCCCCCCAGAGTGCCTGCCGGATGCACCTGCCGGCGCGCGTGGGCGACTACACCGATTTCTATGTCGGCATCCATCATGCCACCCAGATCGGTCGGCTATTCCGCCCCGACAATCCGCTGTTGCCCAACTACAAGCACGTGCCCATCGCCTACCACGGGCGCGCCTCGACACTGGGCGTCTCCGGCGAAGCCTTCAAACGCCCCAGGGGCCAGACGCTGCCGCCCGGACAGGAGGCGCCCGTCTTCGGACCCTGTCGCCGGCTGGACTACGAGTTGGAACTGGGCATCTGGATCGGGCCGGGCAATGCCCAAGGCGAGCCCATCGCCATCGCCGATGCGGCGGAGCATATCGCTGGTTTCTGTCTGCTCAACGACTGGTCGGCGCGGGATATCCAGGCCTGGGAATATCAACCTCTGGGTCCCTTCCTGTCGAAGAGCTTCGCCAGCACCCTGTCACCCTGGGTGGTGACCGCGGAAGCCCTGGCGCCTTATCGCACGGCGCAGCCGGCGCGACCGGCCGGTGATCCCCGGCCGTTGCCCTATCTGTTCGACGAGGCCGATCAGGCCGGGGGCGCCCTGGATATCGAGCTGGAGGTGCTGCTGCGCACACCGCTCATGGCGCAGCAGGGGCTGCCCGCCCAGCGTATCGCCCTGAGCAACACCCTGAACATGTACTGGACCGTGGCGCAGATGGTGGCCCATCACACGGCCAATGGTTGCGCGCTGAATCCGGGGGACTTCTTCGGCTCCGGCACCCTGTCCGGTCCGGACGCGGGCAGCTGCGGCAGCCTGCTGGAAGTCACCCAGGGCGGCAAACAACCCCTGCAGCTGCCCGGCGGTGAAACCCGCACCTTTCTGGAGGACGGCGACGAGGTCATTCTCAGGGCACGCTGCCGCAAGCCCGGGCTGCCTGCGATCGGCTTCGGCGAGTGCCGCGGCCGGGTGCAGGCGGCGGACTAGGCGTCAGCCCAGCTGATCGAGGGGCAGGGGTGAGGGACGTTTGATCTCGCGCAACACCACGGCGGAACGGATCTCGCTCACCCCCGGCAACTTGAAGATGACGCTGTGCAGGAAGGCGTCGTAGCTGGCGATGTCGGCGGTGACCACCTTGAGCAGGTAGTCGGCCTGGCCAGTGGTGCTGAAGCATTCGATGATGGCGGGGCAGTCCTGCACCGCGCGCTCGAATTCCTCCACCACGTTTTCCACGTGGCGTGACAGGTTCACCTCGGCCAGCACACAGGTGGCCAGCCCGACACGGGTGCGGTCGACCACCGTGGTATAACCCTGGATGACGCCGTCCTTTTCCAGGGCCTTGAGCCGTTTCCAGGTGGGCGTGGTGGACAGGCCGATGCGCTGGGACAGGTCCTGGACCGAGAGGCGGCCGTCCTGCTGCAAGGCGGCGAGAATTTTCAGTGAATAGCTGTCGCGAGTAGATTCATTTTTCATTTGTTGTTTTCCGTACCTGCTCTTGCTCCGATTATGCGTTTTCCGAGAAAACGGAAAAGCACTTTCTCCGCCCCGGCTCTTACCATCCTGTCCTAGGGATTCGGCGCGCCCGCCGCCGGCACCGCACTCACCACAGGACAAGAACAAGATGACGGTGATTCAGAAGAAGCCTCGCCAGGCCGCGCCTGTACCGGCAGCGCCTGCTCCTCACGCCGCCTATGACTGGCAGCGGGTGGCCTACCTGATGCTGGTCTCGCGCGCCCTCGACGAACTGGAGGAAACGCGGCTGGTGCCCGAGCGCAAGGTGCTCTACCAGTTTTCCGCGCGCGGCCATGATCTGGCGCAGATTCTTTTGGGCCTGTCCCTCACCGATGTCCACGACGCGGCCTGCGGCTACTACCGCTCGCGGCCGATGCTGCTGGCGCTCGGGGTGGACCTGGCCGACGCCCTGGGGTCGTCCATGGCCCGCGCCGGGGGCTATTCCGACGGTCGCGACATCGGTGTGGTGTTCAATCATCCCAATGTGGGGGGTGCCACGGCGCTGCCCATGTGCGGCGGCGTCGGTGCCCAGTACACGCCCACCGCCGGCTGGGCCCAGGCTGTCGAGTACCGCGCCCGGGTGATGGGCGACGCGAGCTTTGCCCGCTCCATCAGCGTGGTGATGGGCGGCGATGGCTCGGTCGCCACCAACGGCTTCTGGTCCGCCCTGACCATCGCCACCACCCAGAAGCTGCCCATGTTGTTCTACATCGAGGACAACGGCTTCGGCATCTCCGTCCCCTCGACCTTCCAGACCCCGGGCGCGGATATCGCCCGGAACCTCGCCAGCTTTCAGGGTCTGCATGTGCTGTCTGGCGACGGTTGCGATCCCCAGCAGAGCGCGGCCCTGATCCAGCAGGCCATCGCCCACGTGCGCGACCGCCAGGGTCCCTGCCTGCTGCGGCTCAAGGTGCCTCGCCTGCAGGGGCATAGCTTCCAGGACACCCAGGCCTACAAGAGCGCGGCGACCGTGAAACGCGAGTGGTCGCGCGATCCCTTGCCGCGCCTGCGCGACTTCCTGGTGCCGGCGAGCCTGTCGGCGCATGCCTGGGAGGCGCTGGAGCGTTCCGCCCACGAGGCCGTCGAGGCGGCGCGGGAAGCGGCCGAGGCCAGACCGGTCAGCGATCCGCAGCAGGTGACCCGCCACGTGTTCTTCGAGGGTGAACCGCAGCTCCGGGGTGGCCAGCATCCCGAAGGCTATGTGCCGCCACCGGTCAGCGAAACACCCACCCCCGCAGGCCAGCGACTGAACATGGTCGCCGCCATCCGCCGCACCCTTGATCACGAATTGGCGGTGAACGAACGAGTCGCGCTGTTCGGAGAGGATGTCGGACCCAAGGGCGGTGTACATGCGGTGACCCTGGGGCTGCAGGAGAAGTACGGCGCCGAGCGCGTCTTCGACACTAGCCTGTCGGAGGAGGGCATCATCGGCCGGGCGGTGGGCATGGCCCTGGCGGGGCTGATGCCGGTGCCGGAGATCCAGTTCCGCAAGTATGCCGACCCGGCGATGGAGCAGATCAATGACTGCGGCACCATGCGCTGGCGTACTCATAACCGCTTCGCCGCGCCCATGGTGGTCCGCATTCCCGGCGGCTTCTTCAAGTGCGGCGATCCCTGGCACAGCCAGACCAACGAGGTCCAATTCGTGCACTCGCCCGGTTGGCGGGTCGCGGTGCCGTCCAATGCCGAGGATGCCGTCGGCCTGCTGCGTACGGCCCTGAGGGGCAATGACCCGGTAATCTTCTTCGAGCACCGCGCCATGCTCGACGCCGCTTCGGCGCGGCGGCCCTATCCCGGTGACGACTTCGTGCTCCCCTTCGGCAAGGCGCGCACGGTGGTAGCCGGCGACGCCCTGACGCTGGTGACCTGGGGAGCCATGGTCGAGCGCTGTGAGGCCGCCGCCGAGGGTCGCTCGGTAGAGGTCATCGACCTGCGCACCCTGATGCCCTGGGACCGCGAGGCGGTACTGGCCTCGGTCAACCGCACCCATCGGTGCCTGATCGTCCATGAGGATCTGGGCACGGCCGGCTTCGGCGCTGAAATCGCCGCTGTGGTCGCCGAGCAGGCCTTTCTGCAACTGGACGCCCCCGTGGCCCGGCTGACCATGCCCGACATCCCCAGTCCGCATCATCCGACGCTGATGGAATTCGTCCTGCCTTCGGTAGCGCGGATCCAGGCCAAGATCGACGAACTGGTGGGGTTCTGACATGAACGATCTGACCGTGCAGAACCCGCCAACGGTGGAGATCCGCGCGCCGCTGGAGCGCGATGGCACCAGGGCCGAGGTCCGCCGCTGGTTGAAGGAGAGCGGCGAGCCAGTCGCCAAGGACGAGCCCGTGGTCGAGCTGGAGACCGACAAGGTGGTGGTGGAGGTCGCCGCACCGGCGGCCGG includes these proteins:
- a CDS encoding GGDEF domain-containing protein — encoded protein: MSALSHRDRNQALEHSLERFWDVAKPVVQAAMCIHVALLVVFVLLDQALMVWANVCSVAAYVGCLAALRQRRYRVASLTMSCEIVAHAWIATWQLGWDSNFHYYVLCILPIVIYNYRTAPIRHLLLVIGILVTLAGGYLLHPATSLAPLAIKLFGTVNIICALVLLLYGTGASFHHSTKMQLDLLHSASHDSLTNLYNRRRILHQAEQQAGVNGSLILFDVDHFKHINDRFGHDCGDLVLQRIADVIRCEVRHTDLAARWGGEEFLVLLPQARTEVAWSVAERIRQRLGEVTQSLERGPTRVTATLAVCEIRDCEAFASALERADQALYRGKQEGRDRVMLAA
- a CDS encoding IclR family transcriptional regulator, which encodes MTNTFEEAPPRRQKVQAAEVGTDILKALAELAPSTSLSRLASHLDMPASKVHRYLQALIASGFAEQDPRTNHYGLGQAALFVGLAALGRLDVVKLAAPVLAALRDEVGETCFLAVWGNKGPTVVLVEQAVRAVTLVTQVGSVLPLLGSSTGLVFNAFLPDAETAALREEELRQPQAPSPASLDDSTRRLRETRLQPVHGLLMAGVNALSAPLLGVGGRLAGVLTVVGAAPGFTADTEGEAASRLEAAAQAISARLGG
- the hmgA gene encoding homogentisate 1,2-dioxygenase is translated as MNVQQEEDRSATYQSGFGNHLSSEALPGALPIGQNSPQQAPFGLYAEQLSGTAFTVPRAEARRSWLYRLRPSAAHGRFLRSTRQLTGDEPGEATPNRLRWNPLPLPTAPTDFLDGLERLVATAAGDQAEGASIYRYAANISMTRVFYDADGELLIVPELGRLDLVTELGLLRIEPLQIAVIPRGMKFRVEIPEGGPVRGYVCENHGRCLRLPELGPIGSNGLANPRDFQAPVARFEDRDVPTRLVQKFLGEFWETELDHSPLDVVAWHGNNVPYRYDLRHFNTLGTVSFDHPDPSIFTVLTAPGTSEGMANIDFVIFPPRWMVAEHTFRPPWFHRNLMNEFMGLIQGAYDAKADGFAPGGASLHGCMSAHGPDHLSTQNAIAAELRPHKIENTMAFMFETGRVLRPTRHALASPQLQPDYDACWANLAKSFVAPSGVPQP
- the fahA gene encoding fumarylacetoacetase encodes the protein MTADGLSWVDSANGHADFSLHNLPLGVFSRGQETPRGGMAVGDLILDLRFALEAGLFQGEAQRAAELAGEETLNAFFAAGKATRIALRQAVQALLRADHPQRDQLLELGEHLLPPQSACRMHLPARVGDYTDFYVGIHHATQIGRLFRPDNPLLPNYKHVPIAYHGRASTLGVSGEAFKRPRGQTLPPGQEAPVFGPCRRLDYELELGIWIGPGNAQGEPIAIADAAEHIAGFCLLNDWSARDIQAWEYQPLGPFLSKSFASTLSPWVVTAEALAPYRTAQPARPAGDPRPLPYLFDEADQAGGALDIELEVLLRTPLMAQQGLPAQRIALSNTLNMYWTVAQMVAHHTANGCALNPGDFFGSGTLSGPDAGSCGSLLEVTQGGKQPLQLPGGETRTFLEDGDEVILRARCRKPGLPAIGFGECRGRVQAAD
- a CDS encoding Lrp/AsnC family transcriptional regulator encodes the protein MKNESTRDSYSLKILAALQQDGRLSVQDLSQRIGLSTTPTWKRLKALEKDGVIQGYTTVVDRTRVGLATCVLAEVNLSRHVENVVEEFERAVQDCPAIIECFSTTGQADYLLKVVTADIASYDAFLHSVIFKLPGVSEIRSAVVLREIKRPSPLPLDQLG